Proteins found in one Campylobacter lari genomic segment:
- a CDS encoding menaquinone biosynthesis decarboxylase, whose product MQKFIELLEKNNLLKTIHEPVDVDLEMAHLAYIEVKKEDSKALLFTNAVKNGKKYDYPVLLNTFCNKKALNLAFGKDYEEVAKEISSLLKMHIPQSFGAKLNFFKTLLDLKNIPPKRIKKDGEFNYKSLNSLYDMPILKTWEKDAAPFITMGQVYTQSLDGKQNNLGMYRLQVVDEKTLLMHWQIHKDASHFFHEYKKANQKMPVSIAIGGDPLYIWCAQAPLPKGIFELLLYGFIKKKPVILAKCKSNHLYVPYDSDFVIEGFVDPNEFAPEGPFGDHTGFYTPIELCPILKVEKIFAKKNAIYQATVVGKPPLEDKYMGLGTERIFLPLLQTNAPDLIDYNMPENGVFHNLILAKIEAKYPAHAKQVMHTFWGVGQMSFVKHAIFVDENAPYLQDYDKLIPYILNRFDEEKLLISEGICDQLDHASSTYCYGGKAGLDACGDEKKVELEILSDETLLSLFKEKDQSILKLKQFYTQTFAPICVILIDKKEKITQIFEKLQTCKKHFRILVFLDIDAILENPYMLIWRVVNNIDAKRDIFIKKDCIAIDATNKGLLEDYHKEWPLMTNCSKEVIDRLIAKNLLPNDEKLFKKFEIF is encoded by the coding sequence ATGCAAAAATTCATAGAGCTTTTAGAAAAAAATAATTTATTAAAAACCATCCATGAACCTGTTGATGTTGATCTTGAAATGGCACATTTAGCTTATATAGAAGTTAAAAAAGAAGATTCAAAAGCCTTACTTTTTACTAATGCAGTAAAAAATGGTAAAAAATACGATTATCCCGTACTTTTAAATACTTTTTGTAATAAAAAAGCTTTAAATTTGGCATTTGGGAAAGACTATGAGGAAGTAGCTAAAGAAATTAGTTCTTTACTTAAAATGCATATACCACAAAGTTTTGGAGCAAAATTAAATTTTTTCAAAACCTTACTTGATTTAAAAAATATCCCACCAAAACGCATTAAAAAAGATGGAGAATTTAACTACAAAAGCTTAAATTCTTTATATGATATGCCTATTTTAAAAACTTGGGAAAAAGACGCTGCGCCTTTTATTACCATGGGGCAAGTTTACACTCAAAGCTTAGATGGAAAACAAAATAATCTTGGAATGTATCGCTTGCAAGTGGTTGATGAAAAAACCTTGCTTATGCATTGGCAAATTCATAAAGATGCGAGCCATTTTTTTCATGAGTATAAAAAAGCAAATCAAAAAATGCCAGTAAGCATAGCTATAGGTGGAGATCCTTTATATATTTGGTGTGCTCAAGCACCTTTACCAAAAGGAATTTTTGAACTTTTACTTTATGGTTTTATCAAGAAAAAACCTGTAATTTTGGCAAAATGTAAAAGCAATCATCTTTATGTGCCTTATGATAGTGATTTTGTGATTGAAGGCTTTGTAGATCCAAATGAATTTGCACCTGAGGGACCTTTTGGAGATCATACGGGTTTTTACACTCCGATTGAGCTTTGTCCTATTTTAAAAGTAGAAAAAATCTTTGCTAAAAAAAATGCGATTTATCAAGCTACTGTTGTGGGAAAACCACCTTTAGAAGATAAATACATGGGGCTTGGCACAGAAAGAATTTTTTTACCTTTACTTCAGACAAACGCGCCTGATTTGATAGATTATAACATGCCTGAAAACGGGGTTTTTCATAATCTAATCTTGGCTAAAATAGAAGCAAAATACCCAGCTCATGCAAAACAAGTCATGCATACTTTTTGGGGAGTAGGGCAAATGAGTTTTGTAAAACATGCTATTTTTGTTGATGAAAATGCACCTTACTTGCAAGATTATGACAAACTCATACCTTATATACTTAATCGTTTTGATGAAGAAAAATTACTTATTAGTGAAGGAATTTGCGATCAGCTTGATCATGCTTCAAGTACTTATTGTTATGGTGGTAAAGCAGGGCTTGATGCGTGTGGTGATGAGAAAAAAGTCGAGCTTGAAATTCTAAGCGATGAAACCTTGCTTTCGCTTTTTAAAGAAAAAGATCAAAGTATTTTAAAATTAAAGCAGTTTTACACCCAAACCTTTGCTCCAATTTGTGTAATTTTAATTGATAAAAAAGAAAAAATTACTCAAATTTTTGAAAAATTACAAACTTGTAAAAAACATTTTAGAATCTTAGTTTTCTTGGATATAGATGCTATTTTAGAAAATCCTTATATGCTAATTTGGCGCGTGGTAAATAATATTGATGCAAAAAGAGATATATTTATTAAAAAAGATTGCATTGCAATCGATGCGACAAATAAAGGATTATTAGAAGATTACCATAAAGAATGGCCTTTAATGACAAATTGCTCCAAAGAAGTTATAGATAGACTTATTGCTAAAAATTTACTTCCAAATGATGAAAAATTATTCAAAAAGTTTGAAATTTTTTAA